The genomic DNA TCATGGTGGGGCTCTATGGCAGCGGAGCGGTGATCATCAGGGAGCTGGTGGTACGTTGGAACAAGGGCTGGACCTCAATATTGGTCATGGGCGTGGCCTACGGCATCATCGAGGAGGGGCTGATGGTCAAATCCTTCTTCGATCCCAACTGGGTGGACATCGGCGTCCTGGGCTCCTATGGCAGATACGCAGGAGTGAACTGGATATGGAGCACGGAGCTGGCCATCTACCACGCGGTCTTCAGCATCGCCATCCCCATACTGCTCATCACCCTTCTCTTCCGAGAGGACTCTGGCCGTAGATGGGTCACCGACCGCACGCTCAAGATACTGTTCGGAGTGCTGGCATTGGATGTGGCGCTTGGGGCCCTCTTCCTCACCCCTTACGTCCCTGAGCCGCAGAACTATCTTCTGGCATTGACATCGGTGTTCGCGCTGTTCGTGTTGGCCCGCGCCCTTCCCCGGCACTACTTCCTCCCTCGCAACGTTCCAGTGCTGCGGCCTCGCCGCTTCCTGGCTCTGGGCGCTTTCTTCTCCTCCACCTTCTTCATCACCCTGTGGGTACTGCCTGCCACGGGAGTGAACCCGCTTGAGCCGATTGCCGTGGTGTTGTTGCTCAGCTGGTACTGTTTCAACACCGCAAGGCGCTGGTCAGGGAACGGGGCGCAATGGCAGCCGAGGCATCAGCTTGCCCTTGCGTCCGGGGTGCTCTCCTTCCTCATCCTCTTCGCGTTCATACACGAGCTGGGCGGAGGGGGCATGGTGGGCATGTCGGTCGTGGGAATGGCGTTCATCCTCTTCCTGAGCTGGTTGTGGAGAGGGCTTCCTTCCACGGCGGATATCAAGCCCAAGAGCCATCCCCGGGCCATCCCTCCCCCTGATTTCCGCTAGCTCAGGCGATCATGCCGAAGGGGGCTCGATTCCTTTCCACGAACTCCCCCACGGTGATCTGTCCGCCGAGGTTGAGGTCCAGCTGGTCGAGCCCCCAAGCTTGGCTCTTCTCCCGTTTCACGCTGATGATCTTGAGCCATTCGAACATCTGCTTGGGGTCGGCCATACGGTTCCTTCGCCCGAAAGAAGTGGGACAGGGAGAGGCGATCTCCACGAAGGAGAAGCCCTTCTTCTGCATGGCCTTCTGCATGGATGCGGTCAGCTCCTTCACGTTGCGCACGGTCCACCGGGCGACGTAGTTGGCCCCTGCGGTCACCGCCAGCTCGGAAAGGTCGAAGGGATACTCCTTGTTGCCATAGGGGGTGGTGGTGCTGTATGACTTGTGCGGCGTGGTGGTGGAAGCCTGCCCCCCGGTCATGCCGTAGATGAAGTTGTTGATGCAGAACACGGACATGTCCACGTTCCTCCGGGCCGCGTTGATGAAGTGGTTGCCGCCAATGGCCCCTAAGTCCCCATCTCCCGAGAAGACCACCACGTTCAAGTCCGGATTGGCCAGTTTGATGCCGGTCGCCACCGCCAAGGCTCGGCCATGGGTGGTGTGGATGGAGTCCGCTCGGATGTAAC from Methanomassiliicoccales archaeon includes the following:
- a CDS encoding 2-oxoacid:ferredoxin oxidoreductase subunit beta; this translates as MEFFDLFREDRWPHMFCPGCGIGMVMNCFHRAFAETGLDQDRTVFVSGIGCSSRIIGYIRADSIHTTHGRALAVATGIKLANPDLNVVVFSGDGDLGAIGGNHFINAARRNVDMSVFCINNFIYGMTGGQASTTTPHKSYSTTTPYGNKEYPFDLSELAVTAGANYVARWTVRNVKELTASMQKAMQKKGFSFVEIASPCPTSFGRRNRMADPKQMFEWLKIISVKREKSQAWGLDQLDLNLGGQITVGEFVERNRAPFGMIA